The window TTTAAGATTATCGATAATTTTTTTCTTTGCCTTGCCATAAACCACTAAGGCTGAAAAAGGACTTAATATCTGGGAAAACCTGCTGAAATATTTTAATAAATCTGAATTGTTGCGAAATAAATTGAGCTCCTCCAAGAACGGAATGGCAAGAAGCACCTCTTCGGAAAAGATTTTTCCTTCGGAAGTTTGAAGTAAGTAGCCCCCGCTGATTTTCCTTATACTTTCTACTGGACACTTTAGCCTAACTTCAAGTCCTTTTGCTAGATAGTTTAAGAAGCCTCCAATTCCATTTTCGGTTTCAACTATACCGGTAAAGTTATATCCCAGGGCTAGTATGAAGGCCAAACTTGAAGCTTTTTCAAGTGGCGTTTGAGCAACTATGAAGTTCTGCGCCCTGAAAAATTCTAAAAACTCCTCTGGCAGTTTAGTGTAAAAGCTTCGAATTAATGATAGAGCCGGTTTTTTTGCAAGAGGAAGGTATTTTAACAATCGTGAATTATAAGAGTTAAGGACTGATTTAATTGTGCTAAGAAAACCACCATTAAGGGGAAAATAAAACGGGGTAGTTAAGACGTCCCGAGTTGTTCTGTATACGAAATTGAAAAATTTTTCGTTTTCTTTACTGGGGACGGCCTTATTAATCTCTTCCAGGGTGATACCAGGATTAGAATGAATTGCTATTTTCTTGCCGTTTAACAAATGAACTTCGCAGACAGGATCTAAATAGGAAAACCTGGTTTTGAATTTTCCATCACTGTTTATAATTCTGAATAGCCTTTCCATGGGGTATTCTGACGAAAAGCCCGGCAATGTGGTAGCACCGGCGTTATACAAAAGTCCTCTGTGTTCGAAAGTAGATGCGCATCCGCCGAGCTTTTCTCCTGCCTCAAGTATGGTTATATCGTAACCCAAGCTTTTAAACAAAATAGCGCCGAAAATACCCCCAATTCCACCGCCAACAACAATTAATTGCTTGTTGATTTTGGTTATTCCTTTTCCCATAAGTAGCATACAGACTTAGGGAGCCTTGTGTATTCTCAAAAATTCACCAGGAAGTGGATATAAATTCCCTTTTCATAAATCAATAAGCCTGCCTTTTTCTTAAAAGGTTGAAAAGCCTGCAGGCTTTTATTAAATAAAAAACTGCAAAAAAGGAATATTTTTGCTTCTACAGAACCTGTTAGTCTTAACGGCTTATAGGATATTAGCATTCAAGAGAGGAAAGAAAATGTGGAAAGCAGCCGTTGTAACCGTTAGTGATCGATGTTTTGCCGGATTCAGGGATGATCTTACAGGATATAGACTCCGTGAAGTGCTTGCGCAGGAAGGGTATGATGTTGTTGATGTAAAAATTGTTCCTGATGAGATCGATAAGATTGCTGAAATCCTGCAGTTTTTGTGCGATGTTGTGCATTGTGATCTTGTGGTAACAAATGGTGGGACCGGTGTAAGCCCAAGGGATGTAACTCCTGAGGCTACAAAAAAGGTGATTGACCGTGAAGTTCCGGGAATGGCAGAGGCTATGAGATACGAAAGCCTTAAGAAAACCCCCAATGCTATGCTTTCTCGCGCAGTGGTGGGGATAAGGGGACAAAGCCTCATCATTAATCTTCCGGGAAGTCCAGGGGGAGCTTTGGAAAATTTTACGGCCATCAAAGCCGCTATTCCTCACGCTCTTGAAAAAATCCACGGCGATCCATCAGAATGCGCTTCTTTAAAAAATAAATAGGGGCAATAGCCCCCTTGTATAAACCATCACTGGGATCATAAGTTCTTAGCTTTGTTGGGATGTTTCCTCCTCGGATTTTAAATCCGGCAAAGCTTTTATGAGAGCGTCGGTTTGCTTTTTGATTTGTAACTTCTGAAGCTCAAAGTGTCTTTCCAGGTCTTCTCTAAGTCGATCGAAATGTTGCACATTGGCTTCAGTAAGACGAAGCATCTCTATCTTCTCTTTAATTGATGGGGTTTCCATCCAATCGGTTTTCCCTTCTTTTATAGAAATGGTGTAAACTTCATTTCCGAATTCCTTTAACATCCTATCTAGCTTTCTTTTAGCAAGGCTCTTGTGAAGGGCATAGCGACGGCTTTTTATAACTTTCCATGTCCATTTCAAGAATATCTGACCATATTCTCTAGCGTAAATGATGAGCTTTTTTGCAAATCTCTGAAGAGTGTTGGGCAAGTTATCCATCATGATCAATTCCTCCTTTTTTGGTTATTTCTATATTCAGCCAATTTTTGATATGATCATACATACGAGATACATGAGTTCCCTGCCAGTAAATCTTTCCACAGGACGGGCAAGTGAAGAATTCTCGGACCGTATTCCAGACATACTCCGGCACCTTTCCATGAGCATACTCTCTCGAGCATTCACTGAGTTCCTGGTTGCAATAGACACATCTTGCCAGAAAAAGATCGGGATCGTATCCAAGGTTGAGTATGGAAAAGAGTTCTCTTAACTGCTCGTCCGTATTATTTGCTGTAAGGCATACTACTCCTTTTATTTTATGCCACTTTCGCGCTCGAGTTATCACTGTGCGCCCATCCCTGACATGACTTTTTATTTGATCCGGGGTCTTAAGTGGTGCCACAATAGTATCCCATCCCATTATTCTTAACCACTTTGCCATCTTGCCCAGCATGGTGTCCACAACAAAACGATATTTGCTCTCGTCCTGTCTTGTTTCCATCTTTATAATTCAATAATTGATGTTTCCTGGGGATATGAAACTTCAAACCTGCTGTTAGGAATTAAATCTCGCTTGTTAATCTTTTGCAATTCAAGATTAATATCAAGATCTGACGTGTGAATATGGATCGTTTTTGGTAAATTTTCGGCGGGAGATAAAGAAAAGGGTGGAGAATAGTCAATTTGCCAGATTCGATCGATTTGTTTAATTTTAAGACCCTCAAGGTCCAATCCCTGGCTTTTTGTAGATAAAACTCTAAAAGATCGTCCAGGTTGATTTGATATACAACCTGTTACCACAGGCAAAACATCTATAATTCGACCCTCAATACCAGCAAGTTTTTCAAGCAAGTTGCCGACATTAGATGCTTTGTATAATGTTTTTTTAGCGGGAATCCATATAGTTGCTTCTTTTGGTTTTACAACAATGACGGCTATAGTATTTCCCCAAAGTGATATGAGATCAAGTCTTAGGAACTCATGATTTTGATAATATAATAATATATAACGGTTAGGGTCACGGGGAGCATTAACCTTAAGAGAGAATTGAGCTTCAAAGCTTTGCCAGTAAGCACACCTCTTTTCTATAACATCGCTGGCTCTGTAGAAAAAATCATCAGTCTTTTCTTTCGAGCGAAATGTTGCGCATCCTACTTCCAGAATTATGCACAAAATCAATATAATTGCATTTCGAATTTTAATTTGTTTCAACATTGCCTATAAGCTCTCGTATCTTTTTTTCAACTTCCGCAGCCTTGTCATGACCTAAATCAATAGCACGTTGGTATAATTCAAGCGCCTTTTTCCTCATTCCTAAAGCCCTGTATATATCGCCAGCGTGATCGGCGATAATTGGATCATCTGGAGCGAATTTAAGAGCTTTTTCCATATATTCCAGAGCTTTTCGATATTTTCCCATTTTGTAATAAACCCACGCCATACTATCTAGAATGTATCCATCCTGGGGCGATTTCTCCAAAGCCTTCTTTATATATCGTTCCGCTTCATCAAGCATTATACCCTGTTCAGCATAGGTATAGCCTACATAGTTTAGTGCTTCAGGGCTTTCCGGATCAATAATTAAAATGTTTTTCATAACCTGCAGGGCTTCGTCTTTTTTACCCATTTTGTCTAGCACTACCCCTTTTCGATACATGAAGTCCGTGTCTTTTGGAAACCTGGCCACCCCTTCTTTGAACACCCGTAAGGCTTCATCTAACTGCCCGTTGTCCTCATAAACCATTCCAAGATACAGGTGAAATTCAGGAATATCAGGGTATGTTGCTATGGCTTCTTTGAGAATATTTACAGCTGAAGTGTAGTCTTTCTTTTTCACAAAGAGCAAAGCGAGCCTGACTTGAGAAAGCTTCCAGAGCGAACTTTCCCGAGAAATTAGACGATAATTAACAATAGCCTGGTCAATGTTTCCTTCCTCTTCGTATGTAGTGGCCAGGTAAAATAATGCTTGGTCGTATTTGGGCTCTTCTTTAAGAAGTTGAGAAAAATCTTCTATAGCTTTTTGATAACTTTTTTGCTTTAGGTGGATTATTCCTATTTTGAGCCTATTTTGAAGATCTTTTTTGTTGAGAGAAGAAAGCTTTTCAAAGAGTTTCAAAGCTTCATTGAGTTTGCCCTGTCTCATGTAAAAGTTACCGGCACGCTCAATTACTTCCGGGTTTTCAGGATCGATAAGAATCATCTTCTTATACATATCATCAGCTTTTTTATAGGAATTTCGAAGTTCGTAAAGGTAAGCCAAATCACTCATGGCTTCCAGAAAGAATGGGTCTATATCGAGAGCTTTTTTGTAGGTAAGCTCGGCGTAGTCGTAATATTTCATTTCAAGGAATATTCTGGCTTTATAGTAATAGGCCAAGGGATTGTCAGGAAGAAGTTCTGTTAGTCTATCAAGAGTTGTGACGGCTTTGCCGAAATCTCCCACTTGAGCATAAAGAGTTCCCAAAAGGAGGTAAATTTCCGGGGCATCGGGGTAATAGGTGAGAGCTTTCTCGAATACATCGATTGCCTGGCTTTTTTGGTTCGTGCTGGCATATAGCCTACCAAGAAGAACCAGGATTTCTTGATTGGCTGGATCGATTTTGTAGGCTTTTTCCATGTAGGTTAGAGCTTTATCATATTGACCTTGACGGACGTAGAGAAAAGCGAGTTCGCTCAAAATGGTCACCGATTGGGGATCCCCTTTGAGAGCTTCTTCGTAGGCCGCAATAGCTTCGGCTATCTTGTCTTCACCAAGAAGCTTTTGAGCTTTCAAGTAAGCGTAGTAGAAAGGAGCTGAGGTAAAAGTTGGTGGCTGTTTGGTGTTGGTTTCTCTGGAAGATGTTTGTAAAGTGGAGCAGGACCATAGAAATAACAAACAAAGAAAGACTGCAATAAAAGGTTTTTTCATCCTTAACCATCCTCCGACGGCCTGTGACTTTATCTCCTGAACGGAGACTTTTTCTCTAAATTATAATACTCTTTTTTATTAACCTGGTAGCCTGTTGATAGCGGATTTTAGCAGGACACGGGAGCTAAGAATCCCGATTAAAAAGACAGACAACCTTGAAAAATTGCTTGCAGATATCCCAATGCCCCGCCCCTTCTACTCCTCGCCGTCAAGTGCTCTTATACCACTAGGGTGACCAAAATCAACAACTTAGATTTGAATTTTTTAAGCCAGCAGCATCAGTCTTTCGCAAAGGAATCTGCCATGTAAGCGATTCTTAACGGAGGATTAAGATAGACGAAGACTTCCTGAGGTAGAGATGACGGATGGATAGTTTGTTCAATGTCTAAAGATGGTTCCTCTTCCAGAGAGATTACCGGGGCTTTAGATGGGGGGACGTCCGGATTATATAACATTACGAGTGGTTTGTGGGGTTGATTTGGCGACTTGGAAACTACAATACCTACGGAACCGCTGGATAGCTTTACAATGGTTCCAGGAGGATATACACCAAGTATTCTTATAAAAAGTTCCATTAGTCTTTTATCAAGTTTTTCATTAAGCTTTTTATACATAAATGCCAGAGCGTGATATGGGGTCATGGCTTTTTCTAAGACCGGCGGATTGCAGAGGTTATCGTAAATATTAACTATGCTTACTATCCTGGTTGCAATTCCGATTTTATCGCCTCTTAGTCCCTTTGGATAGCCTTTGCCATCCAGAGTTTCGTGATGTTCTCCTATTATTTGCTTTGGTTCTTCTGGAAAGGATGAAATCTTGGAAACAATTTCTAGTCCGAATTGAGGATGTAGCTGTAAAAAGGACTTCTCTGATTTTGTGAGTGGCTGAGTTTTTAGAATGAGAGTTTTGGGAATTTTTAGTTTTCCTATGTCATGAAACAGGGCACCCAGCCCTATGGTAAAAATATCCTCCGGTGGTAAATTCTCAGCTCGAGCAAGAAGAAGACTTAAAATACAAGTGTTCAAAGCATGATGGAATACTTCTTCTTGTTTTTTCTTCGCATTTATAAGGAAAAGCATTGTGCTAGGGTCATTAATCAGTGTATCCACCATTTTTCTCATCATGTTTTGAGCGTCTTTAAGGGATTCTTCAGAAAAGAAAAGCAAACCGTTAAGAAGGGTCTTAACTTGGCTAATAGTCTGCTCATAGGCTTTTTCGCATTTTTGGTATTTTATGAGATAAAGTTTAGCAGAGGAAATCTTTTCCTGATCTTGATCTTCTACAAAGTGATGCGAATGAGATGGCGACGATGGTGATGGTATCTCTGGTAGATGAACCTCCTTAGTGTGCATGTCTTTTTCATTGAACACTTTTAGATCGTTTTTTTTATGAGCCTCTGAGCTTAACACGAAAACAAATGGAATATCGAGAGCTTTGATTTTTTCTATCTGAGAGTCTTCCTTGATTACAAACCTGGAACGCCAGAAAGGATGTCGAAACCAAGGCAAAGGAATTTCTACCAACATCCCTTTTTTAAGCTGACCGGGATTTACTCGACGACGTACTAATTTTTTATCACGTCTAAATATCATTCCTTCATAGCGTCCTCTATTTCTTGCACAAGTTCTTTAACCACTTTTTTAGGATCGGGCGCTTTAAGTATTGGTCTTCCTACAACAATATAATCGGCTCCATTTTGAATTGCATCAAAAGCTGTAACGGTTCTTTTCTGATCATCTTTTTCTTCTGAAAATTTAGGTCTGATACCAGGAGTCACAATTAAAAAATCTTTCCCACAGTTTCGACGTATAATCGGAGCTTCCTTGCCAGAAGCTATTACGCCAGCGCATCCGGTTTCTATTGCTATCTTTGTTCTATCTATCACCGCTTTTTCAACGCTTTTTCCATGCTCGGCTTCAAAATCCCCCGGATCCATGCTGGTAAGAACAGTAACAGCTAATATGCCTGGTTTGCCTTGAGTGGCTTCAACTCCAGCCTTTAGGATTGAACGCTCAGCATGAAGTGTTGTTAAACTTACAGGATGCTGGGAAATAATTGATAAAGCCTGTATCACCGTGTTAGGAATATCATAAAGCTTCAAATCTAGAAAAACATTGAATCCTTTATCGCCCAACCAATCAACCATATAAAAATGACTTGCCATGAAGAGTTGAAGTCCGATTTTGAAAAATCGAACATATCCACCGAGCCGAGCCACAATGTTTAAAGCGTCTTCCTTTGTAGGCACATCTAAAGCCAGAATCAATCTTTCTTCTGGTGGTATAGATTTCATAATAATAACCTCTTGATCTTATCTTAGTTTCCTTCAAGAAAAGCACCGATATGATTAACAATCCGAGGCATGATTGGCGGATTTCCAAGCTTGCTTCTGATTCCCCTTAAAGCTTGCTTTTGACAGTTCCAGGGTGAAGTCGGGCTCAGGTTATGAACCTTATATGAGTCTTCAATGAGAGACTTCATAGCACCGACAAGATCTTCTATGTCAAAGTGTTGAATGAATTCCGGAATTATACTCTTTCCTGCTATTAAATTAGGCAGAGAAACAAAAGGTACTTTAATAAGCCTTTTACCAATCCAAGCGCTTACTGAAGAAACCCTGTAAAAAACGATCATCGGCACTTCTAAGAGAGCTGCCTCGAGAGTTGCCGTGCCTGAAGCTACCAAAGTGCAGTGACATTGGCTTAGCACTTCCTGTGTAACGCTCTGAAATTTTGAGCCACTAATAGGTTGTATTGATGGAAAGATGTCAAAATCGGAAATCATCTTTTCCATTCCAGGAGCCACAGGCAGAAGAAAGCGAATCCTAGGATATATCAACTTAAGTCTTTTTGCAACTTCATTTACGATCGGTATATGATGTCGCAGTTCAGAAAGTCTGCTTCCTGGGAGTATTCCTATAGTTATTGTTTGTTCAATTTTTGGTGAAACAGGCTTTTCCTGAATCTTATCCAACAAGGGATGTCCAAAATAAGATACCTTATTGATCCCCATGGATTTATATAAGGTCTCCTCAAAGGGTAGTATAACCACCATGTCGTCAATTAACCGTTTCAAAAGCTTTATTCTAGAAAATCTCCATGCCCAAATCTGTGGGGGTATAAAATACAGAATTCGAGCTCCTTTTATTTTTGCAAGTCGAGCTACAATGTGGAGATTTACGTCTGGAAAATCTATTAAAATCACGGCATGAGGAGGGGTGCTATTAAAAAACTTAAAAATAGCTGCTATAAGCTTGTATAGTTTTCTAGATTCACTGAAGACTTCTGTAGCTCCTACCACCCCTATGTTTGATACCGAGCTAATGGGAATAGCCCCGGCTTCTGATATGAGACCCTTTGTTAGAGAAAAGAAATCCGATTTTGGAAACAGGCTTTTAAGCCCTTTTAGAATCTCAACTCCATAGAGTTCTCCAGAAAGGTCACCAGCAGAGATAAATATCTTCACTGCTTATAATCCGCACTAGACTTGGCAATAAATTTGGAAATTTCCATGGCTACAGCCAGGGCTTTCCTTGCCGTCTGACCATCTACTAGGGGTTTAGATCCAGACCTGATTGATTCTACAAAGCTTTGGAGTTCTTCCAAGAGGGCATCACCAGGCTCAACGTCCAAGAACCTGAGAATATTAGAATTCCCCTGGTTTTCATAAGGTTTTAATGGCACTTCGTAAACTTCACGGTTTTTGTAATCTGCCACCAGGCATCGACCATTATCTACAATATCCATTCTACGAATGTCCTGGCTGAAGACTCGACTAGCTTCCAGGTAAGCTACAACGCCATTGGAAAAGACTATACGAGCAAAGGCGGTATCTGAAAAGTTTGTCACGATGGATTTTCCAACCGCCCACAATTCTGAAATTTGGTGAGGCACAAGGGCAAATAGAAGATCGAGATCGTGGATCATAAGATCCATTACAACATCAACGTCTGTCCCTCGTTCCTTAAATTGGCTTAAGCGCCTGGCATGTATGAACGATGGAGATTCAATCTGTGCTTTTAGAGTACGAAATGCCGGATTAAATCGCTCGATATGCCCAACCTGAATAATACAGCCCCTTTTTTCGGCTAGTTCAATGAGTTGGTCGGCTTCGTCCAGGTTAAGGGTCATCGGTTTTTCTATAAACACGTGAACTCCAGCTTCAATGAAATCTCTTCCTATATCAAAATGACTTACAGTGGGCGTAGCTACAATGACTGCTTCAACCTGATTAAGAATTTCTCTATGAGATGAAAAATAAGGAACTTTAAACCGCTCGGCTATGAACTTTGCTCTGTTTTCATTAGTATCTACCACGCCTTTGAAATCTACGTGAGGTAACTTAAGTAGCTTTTCCACATGAAACTGTCCAAGGTATCCCGTTCCCACCACAGCTATTCTGATGTTTTTCATTGATGCTTCTGAATTTGTTTTTTCGCTCTTGGTGCCTAAGGTGGTAACTTTTGCGATAAGGTTTTTAATTGTGGTTTTTCTTGCCGCTCTAAGGTTTTCCAAAGTCTCGGGTCCTTTTATTCCCACTATTGCAATACCTGCTCGATCAGCTTCTTCAATCATAGCGTCAAGGTCAAACATAAGAGTTTTACCAGCTTCCACGGCTAGCACGGATGCTCCAACTTTTTTCATGGCTTCAATAGTGCTTAAGCCTGTAGCTGGCACATCAAAACGCAAATCTTGACCTGGCTTACTCGTCTTGACCACAACCGCTCCTTTGTCACACAGCTCTCCACCTCTTATTATAGTGGCATCCGTGCCATCTATTGCTTCTACAGCTAACACGGTTTGATGTTTTACAACAACGCATTGTCCGATATCCAGCGAACCTATGGTTTTCGCCATTTTCCATCCAAAGGCGATGTCCTTGCACTCGCGATGTCCAGGTGTTCTATGGGAAAGAACTCCTTCTGGAGCCAGTAAATGATTGAGGAAGATAGTTGATGGTTCAACAGTAATTCCTTCTTTTTCTAGCTCTTCTGCGAAAGCTCTTAAGACCTCATCATCGTGCTTGGTGAGGAGTTTCATGGCAAGACGAGCGCCACGCCAATCAAGTTTGATGCGAGAATATATTCGCCTTTTATCAATGTGACCGGCAAGTGCCAGTCGGTGAACTCCTGATTCTTTCAATATGCTTATGATCTTTCCTACCTCTCCAAGCTTCACCCAGTGGAATTGATCCACATACCGAGATAGTTCTTCGCTGGTTTCACCTTCGATGCCAATTGCAACTACAGAGAAGCCTTTTTCTCTGGCGGCTTTAGAAAAAAGAATAGGGAATTGTCCTCCCCCTGCAATCAGTCCAACATAATAATTCAGGGATTCACAATTTTGTTTCATAAATGTGTCAGCAAACGGTTCTTTTCCCATCGTGTTATCGTGTAATGCCTCTTTTAGATGGTGCTTCCACAAAGGCTATTAGCTCCTCAATCTCTTTACAAAGAATTACTTCGCTGCGTATTCTCTGAATAGCAGCTTTTAAAGTAAGACCCGAACGAAACAAAATTTTGTAAGCGCGTTTGATAGCTAGAGTAGTCTCTTGAGGAAAACCTGCCCGCTTTAGCCCCACAATATTTGGGCCGTAGAGCTTTGCACGGTTGCCAGCAGCTATCATGAATGGAGGAATGTCCATGAAAATTCCACTTAATCCCCCAATGAAAGCATATTTTCCTATTCGCACAAACTGATGCGCGCCGGTAAGTCCTCCAAGAACAGCATAATCGTCAATTACCACGTGCCCTGCAAGGGATGCACAATTTGCCATAATAACATGGTTTCCTATGGAACAGTCGTGAGCTACGTGGGAGTAAGCCATCAAGTAGTTGTCATTGCCGATTCGAGTAACACCAGTTCCTCGGGCTGTACCTCTGTGGATGGTCACGCCTTCTCTAATGACATTTCTGTCGCCGATAATAACTTCCGTAGGTTCGCCTTTGTAAGTTAAATCCTGAGGAGGTAGCCCTATAGAAACGAACGGGAATATAACGTTGTTGTCCCCAATCTTTGTATTGCCATCGATAACCGCATGAGCCCCCACTCGGTTTCTTCTTCCTAGGATAACCTTAGGTCCTATTATGGCATAAGGTTCAACAACAGTTCCTTCACCTATTTCTGCACCGTCGTGGATTATTGCAGTTGGATGAATTTGAATCACCTTTGGATTTGCTCCTTTATTGTCTGTTAAAAACTAAAACTGGGCTTCAAAAGGTTTTTTCAGTGCGATTAAAAACTCTCCCTCTGCAGCTATTTCATCATCAACCGTTGCTACGCCTTTTAATTTGAAGAGATCACCTCGGTGCTTTAACAGAGACACTCTAAGTATGATTTGATCACCCGGTCTTACGGGTTTTCTGAACCTAGCGTTATCAATACCGGCAAAGTAGCCTCTCTGTTCCTTTTCTTCACCTTTGATGGCGCTGATTAAAACACCTCCGAGTTGAGCCAGAGCTTCTAGTATAAGAACTCCGGGCATGATGGGTTCGTCCGGAAAATGTCCCTGAAAGTATGGTTCGTTAATGGTCACGTTTTTTATGCCCACAACCTCTTCGGTGGATACGTTGATTATTCGATCCACCATAAGAAAAGGGTATCTGTGCGGTAGTATTGATTGAACCCATTTAACGTCCTTGGTCATTTTCCCAATCCCGCAAAAGTTTTTTAACCGTAACTTCAAGGTCTTTAACGGTTTTTCTTAAACGTTCGAGTCTTTTTATGTTCATATGAGTCTTAAATATTTCTTCTTTAGACGATGCAGGAATTCCCACGATCTCCATATAAGGTTTTACATCGGAGGCTACACCGCTCTTAGCCCCTATCATTACAAAATCCCCAATGGTTACGTGATCAGCAATGCCTACCTGCCCCCCCATAATTACTCTGTTGCCTATTTTTGAACTTCCGGCGACCCCCACCTGTCCCGCTAGAATACACTCTTCTCCGATAGTTACATTATGAGCAATTGTTACCAGATTGTCTATTTTAGATCCCCGCTTTATGCGAGTTTCTCCGAAAGTTGCTCGATCTATAGTGCAGTTTGCCCCTATCTCCACGTCATCTTCTATTACAACGATACCTGTCTGGGGAACTTTTATATGTTCGCCTGTTTCGTCCTGAGCATAGCCGAAACCATCGCTTCCAATTACAGTTCCACTGTGGATGATGACCCTGTTCCCGATTTTACATCTGTCCAGAATAATGACTCCCGGGTAGATTAAGCATTCCGATCCGATGGTTACATTTTGCCCGATATAGCAATGAGCCATGATACGACTGTTGTCACCAATGACACTTCCGCCAGCTACGTAAACAAAAGGACCTATTCCTACATTGTTGCCGACTTTTGTTTCTGGTTCCACCCACGCTGTAGGATGAATCCCTGATGGGGTTGATGTTCCTATTCCATGAATAATTTGAGCGATCTTAGCAAAGGTCGCTTTTGGATAGTGCGAGATAATGAGTGGAAACATCTGAAGTTCAGTCACAAGGGATGGATGCACCACGATCGCTCCAGCTTTTATTAGCGATAGATCTTTTGGTAAATACTTTTTGCTTTCGACAAATGTAATGTGTTCTTTGTCGGCGCTGGTGATGGGGGCAACGCCTCGTATAATAGTGGAACCATCTCCGTGGAGGAGTGCTCCACAGAGATGGGCAAGCTCGGCAAGAGAGTATTCTCGCACCGAGGTGTTCATAGGGTTATTTTTTCTTTCCTGTGCCAGAAGGAGTTGATGGCGTGGATGGCGCTATGGTCTGAGGTTGTTTATCAAGTTCCTGGATGATTTTTTGAGTTATATCGTATTTATCATCGCCATAGACTAAACCACCTCTTCTAGCTTCAATTACGATGTCATATTTTTCCTTCTTTGCTACGTCTTTTACTATTTCCATAATTTTGTCTATAAGGGGTTTCATGAGTTGTTCAGAGAGATCTTGTAACTTTTTGTTAGATTCCAGAAGAAATTTCTCGCCTTCTTGGCGTTTTTCTTCAAATTCTTTCATTTTTTGCTTTTTGGAATCTTCGGTCATTTTGCCTTTCGACTGAATTTCTTCTCTCATCCTGGAGAGTTCTTCCTGTTTTGTCTGGAGTTGCGATCTAATCTGGCTTTCTTCTTTTTTAAGTTTTTCCTGCACAGATTTTCCCCACTGGGATGTAGATAAAACCTTGTCTAAATCAAAGAAAGCGATCTTTTGTTCTGCTTGGGAAACCGACACCCCCAGAATGAAAACCACCGCAAAAACTGATGCTAGCATCGAAATTCTTCTAGCAAATTTCATAGAAACCTCCACATATAGTTTGTTTAATTAACGCTCGTAACCGAGCGAAAAGACGTGCATTAGCCTTATGGCTTTTGCCGTATCTCCTTTACAAGTTTAGAAAAATGCTCCCATTGAAAACTGCCATGTGCTTCTTGAGTCTCCAGGTCCAGGATCAGGGTTGTAAGCCCATTCGATTCTAAGGGGTCCCAAAGGCGACGCCCATCTTAAGCCTCCCCCTACACCCATTTTGAATTTGGAAATGTCTAGTTGCTCTCCTTCGGCAAAAGCATTGCCCGCATCAAAGAAAAGGACCCCCTTCAGGTTTATTTCTTCAAATATGGGGAAGATAAGTTCGGTGTTAAAGAGTCCGTATTTGGTGCCTCCGATTTTGTCACCCGTGACAGGATCTTTAGGGCTGAGTTCTCCCCATTCGTAAGAT of the Thermodesulforhabdaceae bacterium genome contains:
- a CDS encoding MogA/MoaB family molybdenum cofactor biosynthesis protein, with translation MWKAAVVTVSDRCFAGFRDDLTGYRLREVLAQEGYDVVDVKIVPDEIDKIAEILQFLCDVVHCDLVVTNGGTGVSPRDVTPEATKKVIDREVPGMAEAMRYESLKKTPNAMLSRAVVGIRGQSLIINLPGSPGGALENFTAIKAAIPHALEKIHGDPSECASLKNK
- a CDS encoding NAD(P)-binding protein, which translates into the protein MGKGITKINKQLIVVGGGIGGIFGAILFKSLGYDITILEAGEKLGGCASTFEHRGLLYNAGATTLPGFSSEYPMERLFRIINSDGKFKTRFSYLDPVCEVHLLNGKKIAIHSNPGITLEEINKAVPSKENEKFFNFVYRTTRDVLTTPFYFPLNGGFLSTIKSVLNSYNSRLLKYLPLAKKPALSLIRSFYTKLPEEFLEFFRAQNFIVAQTPLEKASSLAFILALGYNFTGIVETENGIGGFLNYLAKGLEVRLKCPVESIRKISGGYLLQTSEGKIFSEEVLLAIPFLEELNLFRNNSDLLKYFSRFSQILSPFSALVVYGKAKKKIIDNLKARHHLFVIKKDILPGTSGYVHLSFLDQPGDYVTFTASTHTPLKLWLNLSQSGLKIAKKKLEKALVNIIQSRLDLKEGDIYYHFSATPLTFKKFTRRFSLGGFSLTIDTPFWKIPNNFTPFPGLYLLGDNAFAGQGFMGISLGCLNLYRKFC
- a CDS encoding tetratricopeptide repeat protein, coding for MKKPFIAVFLCLLFLWSCSTLQTSSRETNTKQPPTFTSAPFYYAYLKAQKLLGEDKIAEAIAAYEEALKGDPQSVTILSELAFLYVRQGQYDKALTYMEKAYKIDPANQEILVLLGRLYASTNQKSQAIDVFEKALTYYPDAPEIYLLLGTLYAQVGDFGKAVTTLDRLTELLPDNPLAYYYKARIFLEMKYYDYAELTYKKALDIDPFFLEAMSDLAYLYELRNSYKKADDMYKKMILIDPENPEVIERAGNFYMRQGKLNEALKLFEKLSSLNKKDLQNRLKIGIIHLKQKSYQKAIEDFSQLLKEEPKYDQALFYLATTYEEEGNIDQAIVNYRLISRESSLWKLSQVRLALLFVKKKDYTSAVNILKEAIATYPDIPEFHLYLGMVYEDNGQLDEALRVFKEGVARFPKDTDFMYRKGVVLDKMGKKDEALQVMKNILIIDPESPEALNYVGYTYAEQGIMLDEAERYIKKALEKSPQDGYILDSMAWVYYKMGKYRKALEYMEKALKFAPDDPIIADHAGDIYRALGMRKKALELYQRAIDLGHDKAAEVEKKIRELIGNVETN
- a CDS encoding lipoprotein insertase outer membrane protein LolB — translated: MLKQIKIRNAIILILCIILEVGCATFRSKEKTDDFFYRASDVIEKRCAYWQSFEAQFSLKVNAPRDPNRYILLYYQNHEFLRLDLISLWGNTIAVIVVKPKEATIWIPAKKTLYKASNVGNLLEKLAGIEGRIIDVLPVVTGCISNQPGRSFRVLSTKSQGLDLEGLKIKQIDRIWQIDYSPPFSLSPAENLPKTIHIHTSDLDINLELQKINKRDLIPNSRFEVSYPQETSIIEL
- a CDS encoding Mut7-C RNAse domain-containing protein, giving the protein METRQDESKYRFVVDTMLGKMAKWLRIMGWDTIVAPLKTPDQIKSHVRDGRTVITRARKWHKIKGVVCLTANNTDEQLRELFSILNLGYDPDLFLARCVYCNQELSECSREYAHGKVPEYVWNTVREFFTCPSCGKIYWQGTHVSRMYDHIKNWLNIEITKKGGIDHDG